Proteins encoded in a region of the Paenibacillus sp. E222 genome:
- a CDS encoding GNAT family N-acetyltransferase, producing MLIDLKSRIQEPEVQELLSYSVFPDPDQLNRALQQYVDKDELHLDGYEDEGQLIGLIGYESTGTSEITIHHIAVLPENRFKNYGRGMISQVLAKYNPDRLIAETDVEAVEFYRNTGFVVYSLGELYPGVERFRCVLEKDEEQDED from the coding sequence GTGTTAATTGATTTAAAATCACGCATACAGGAGCCGGAAGTGCAGGAGCTGTTGTCCTACTCGGTCTTTCCGGACCCGGATCAGTTGAATCGTGCGTTACAACAGTATGTTGATAAGGATGAGCTGCATTTGGACGGTTATGAAGACGAAGGCCAGCTGATCGGTCTGATTGGATATGAATCTACAGGAACGAGTGAGATCACTATTCATCATATTGCAGTTCTGCCTGAGAATCGTTTTAAAAATTATGGTCGTGGCATGATATCACAGGTGCTCGCCAAATATAACCCCGACAGACTGATCGCAGAGACCGATGTGGAAGCGGTAGAGTTTTATCGAAATACGGGATTTGTGGTGTACAGCCTGGGTGAGCTGTATCCGGGTGTGGAGCGATTCCGCTGTGTGCTGGAAAAAGACGAAGAGCAAGACGAAGACTAG
- a CDS encoding BadF/BadG/BcrA/BcrD ATPase family protein, with protein MSTYVIGMDGGGSHTRVALADENGKILSYVQKGGCNRYHDANAEQDVLEGIAEAIRIAGLEVEQIAFIQAGMAGLDQPEDTVWAEALLAQTGILGRISAVNDTHIAHTAAFGGEPGIVAIGGTGSLIMGKTE; from the coding sequence ATGAGTACATATGTGATTGGGATGGATGGCGGGGGAAGCCATACACGGGTGGCATTGGCGGATGAGAACGGAAAGATTTTGTCATATGTGCAAAAAGGTGGTTGCAACCGCTATCATGATGCCAATGCAGAGCAGGATGTATTGGAGGGCATCGCTGAAGCCATTCGCATAGCTGGGTTAGAAGTGGAGCAGATTGCCTTCATTCAGGCGGGAATGGCAGGCCTGGATCAGCCAGAGGATACAGTCTGGGCTGAAGCTTTACTCGCCCAAACCGGTATATTGGGCAGAATCAGCGCAGTAAATGATACGCATATTGCACATACGGCAGCCTTTGGCGGTGAGCCGGGCATTGTAGCTATTGGAGGCACGGGCTCTCTGATTATGGGTAAAACGGAATAA
- a CDS encoding bifunctional 2-polyprenyl-6-hydroxyphenol methylase/3-demethylubiquinol 3-O-methyltransferase UbiG has translation MGNEQFEAARKAEAGYHSNFYQNNELFASGTWMARPMPMVMDMLERLLAHKTELRVLDLGCGVGRHTIPIAQRLGQTNSEVIGVDLLDEAVDGLRKYAKEYKVDHIVQAEKADVEHYAIEPNHFDYIAACSCLEHISNKQALVEAIERLQVGTRTGGIHCITMSTSVEEKEINTGREIEPLIELNLPTAEAIALLEKAYSDWNILLQEHVTQTIEEEKYDEPTQFRCELLRFAAQKQ, from the coding sequence ATGGGAAATGAACAATTTGAAGCTGCACGGAAAGCAGAGGCAGGTTACCATTCCAACTTCTATCAGAATAATGAATTATTCGCGTCCGGTACCTGGATGGCAAGGCCCATGCCTATGGTTATGGATATGCTTGAGCGTCTACTTGCCCATAAGACGGAACTGCGAGTTCTCGATTTGGGATGTGGTGTAGGCAGACATACGATACCCATTGCACAGCGCCTCGGGCAAACGAACAGTGAAGTAATCGGGGTGGATTTGCTGGATGAGGCTGTAGATGGACTTCGCAAATATGCCAAAGAATATAAGGTTGATCATATCGTGCAAGCAGAGAAAGCCGATGTTGAGCATTACGCTATCGAGCCGAATCATTTTGATTATATTGCGGCTTGCTCTTGTCTGGAACATATTTCAAATAAACAAGCCTTAGTGGAGGCTATTGAACGTTTGCAAGTGGGAACTCGTACAGGTGGCATTCATTGTATCACGATGAGTACGAGTGTAGAGGAAAAGGAAATCAACACAGGCCGGGAGATTGAGCCATTGATTGAATTGAATCTGCCCACAGCTGAGGCTATCGCATTACTGGAGAAGGCTTATTCGGATTGGAATATTCTGCTCCAGGAACATGTAACACAGACGATCGAAGAGGAAAAATATGACGAACCGACACAGTTCCGTTGTGAACTGCTTCGTTTCGCTGCACAGAAGCAGTAG
- a CDS encoding alpha/beta hydrolase: protein MLLYGLAVLVLVVLALLWLGGLYFFKTAIRRAPKSFLVDNPNLMPEPDNEIISSASDLTWLDTQPTEDVNIESHDGLKLHGTWLPSHSGLQQPTVILAHGYSGKGREMAGFARFYAEKRGYNILMPDDRGHGQSEGDIIGFGWLDRKDYVQWIHWVQGKVGTETEIILHGISMGGATVLMTGGEALPNQVKAIVSDCAYTSVKEELTFQLKQLYKLPAFPFIPVTSLISKWKAGYFFGEASALTQLAKVQVPVLFIHGEADTFVPTEMVYRLYEACPTEKELLTIPRAGHGTAFQVDRTRYEEVLESFLTKNLSPSSAVSSFI from the coding sequence ATGCTATTATACGGCCTTGCCGTTCTGGTGCTAGTCGTTCTTGCCTTACTATGGTTAGGAGGACTTTACTTCTTCAAAACCGCCATTCGGCGTGCTCCAAAATCATTTCTGGTCGATAATCCGAACCTCATGCCCGAACCGGATAACGAAATAATCAGCAGTGCATCAGACTTGACGTGGCTTGATACGCAGCCAACCGAAGATGTAAATATTGAATCACATGACGGATTAAAGCTGCATGGAACATGGCTTCCTTCCCACAGTGGATTGCAGCAGCCGACGGTTATTCTGGCCCATGGCTATTCGGGAAAAGGCAGGGAGATGGCGGGTTTTGCCCGCTTTTATGCTGAAAAACGGGGCTACAATATACTGATGCCGGATGATCGTGGTCATGGACAAAGCGAAGGTGACATCATCGGATTCGGCTGGCTGGACCGTAAAGATTATGTTCAATGGATTCATTGGGTTCAGGGCAAGGTTGGCACGGAGACGGAGATCATCTTGCATGGAATTTCAATGGGAGGGGCTACAGTATTGATGACAGGCGGTGAAGCTCTCCCTAATCAGGTGAAGGCCATCGTATCGGATTGTGCTTATACCTCCGTGAAGGAGGAATTAACCTTCCAGCTCAAGCAGCTATACAAGTTGCCTGCATTTCCGTTTATTCCCGTTACCAGTCTTATTTCCAAATGGAAGGCGGGCTACTTCTTTGGGGAGGCATCGGCATTAACTCAACTCGCCAAAGTTCAAGTTCCCGTTCTTTTTATTCACGGTGAGGCAGATACGTTTGTACCGACAGAAATGGTTTACAGACTATATGAAGCATGTCCGACAGAAAAGGAATTGTTGACTATCCCTCGTGCGGGTCATGGAACAGCGTTTCAAGTGGATCGTACCCGATATGAAGAGGTGCTTGAATCCTTTTTGACCAAAAACCTATCGCCTTCTTCTGCAGTATCATCATTCATCTGA
- a CDS encoding response regulator, translated as MSNEHGEMNSSRRTIEPLPHQMIRGGKENQEEQGHISIPISILLADDNVINRQVVLMQLKKLGMTEVDAVSNGEEASEAFLSKKYSMILMDNMMPVMDGLEATRHIRAIELDKMWHPIPIIAMTGNVMDGEKEKCFEAGMNDFMGKPFTLEALKNMIQKWQSPSVYGEIAKR; from the coding sequence ATGTCTAATGAACATGGCGAGATGAACTCATCGCGCAGAACGATTGAACCGTTACCCCATCAGATGATTCGCGGCGGCAAGGAAAATCAGGAGGAGCAAGGCCATATATCCATTCCGATATCAATCTTGCTGGCAGACGATAACGTTATCAATCGGCAGGTTGTGCTGATGCAGCTCAAAAAGCTAGGCATGACCGAGGTGGATGCCGTTTCCAATGGGGAAGAGGCTAGTGAGGCTTTTCTCAGCAAAAAATATAGTATGATCCTGATGGATAACATGATGCCAGTAATGGACGGACTGGAGGCGACACGCCATATCCGAGCCATAGAGCTGGATAAGATGTGGCATCCTATTCCGATTATTGCGATGACAGGAAATGTGATGGATGGAGAGAAAGAGAAATGTTTCGAAGCCGGGATGAATGATTTTATGGGCAAACCCTTCACGCTTGAAGCTCTGAAGAACATGATCCAGAAGTGGCAATCACCATCCGTGTACGGAGAAATTGCCAAACGATAG
- a CDS encoding MarR family winged helix-turn-helix transcriptional regulator, with amino-acid sequence MPNNEDNRELSLQLFVVLARAYNSVTSRSNRDIQSHGLNTTEFGVLDLLYHKGPQALQKIGEKVLMSSGNITYVVDKLQNKNLLIRRASKEDRRVIYAELTEEGRHLFTQIFPQHHQVIIDAVDGLEPSEKADAIRLLKKLGLAAEGKTDLR; translated from the coding sequence ATGCCGAACAACGAGGACAATCGGGAACTGTCTTTACAATTATTTGTGGTTCTCGCTCGCGCATACAATTCCGTTACATCCAGGTCCAACCGGGATATCCAGAGTCATGGACTGAATACGACAGAATTTGGCGTGCTTGATTTGTTATACCATAAAGGGCCGCAGGCGTTGCAAAAGATCGGTGAGAAAGTGTTAATGTCCAGCGGTAATATTACGTATGTTGTGGATAAGCTTCAGAATAAAAATCTGCTGATTCGTCGAGCATCCAAGGAAGATCGGCGTGTCATATACGCTGAATTGACGGAGGAAGGAAGACATTTGTTTACACAAATCTTTCCTCAGCACCACCAGGTGATCATTGATGCGGTGGATGGACTGGAACCTTCGGAAAAGGCGGATGCGATTCGTTTGTTAAAAAAGCTTGGACTCGCTGCAGAGGGGAAAACTGACTTGCGTTAA
- a CDS encoding GNAT family N-acetyltransferase, which yields MRENPLVDGEIVLRCMEKEDLTELYELIYSEDVPEWKQWDAPYYALEHESYEDFQRSMLRRLEATESNSDPDSIRIIELNDRIVGTISYYWEHRPSMWLEMGIVLYRSAQWGRGIGTRVLQMWSSHLFAQLPVARVGLTTWSGNERMMRSASKAGLQVEGRMRKCRIVDGKHYDSIRMGMLREEWEQNQSSGAGRNVNN from the coding sequence ATGAGGGAAAACCCGCTAGTGGATGGTGAGATTGTTCTTCGATGTATGGAGAAAGAGGATCTGACTGAACTCTATGAATTGATCTACAGTGAAGACGTACCGGAATGGAAGCAATGGGATGCGCCATATTATGCCCTTGAACATGAGAGCTACGAAGACTTCCAACGGAGCATGTTAAGAAGACTTGAAGCAACTGAGAGCAACTCTGATCCGGACTCCATTCGAATTATTGAGCTGAATGACCGAATCGTAGGTACAATCAGCTATTATTGGGAACATCGTCCATCCATGTGGCTGGAAATGGGAATAGTGTTATATCGATCAGCCCAATGGGGGCGCGGGATCGGCACGCGAGTACTTCAGATGTGGTCCAGTCACTTATTCGCGCAATTGCCCGTAGCCCGGGTTGGATTAACAACATGGTCGGGCAATGAACGAATGATGCGTTCAGCTTCGAAGGCGGGACTGCAGGTGGAAGGACGCATGCGCAAATGCCGCATCGTGGATGGCAAACATTATGATTCAATTCGTATGGGAATGCTGCGCGAAGAGTGGGAGCAGAACCAATCTTCAGGCGCAGGTCGAAATGTAAACAACTGA
- the rpiA gene encoding ribose-5-phosphate isomerase RpiA, which produces MNLKQIAAERAAEYVQDGMKVGLGTGSTAYYAICRIGERVREGLNIQAVATSKASDKLAKEWGIPIVPFDQIGRLDLTIDGADEVDPEFNLIKGGGGALLREKIVAANSDKLIIVADGSKAVQKLGKFPLPVEVVPFASEWTFQALEKLGCQPEWRMDGDQRYLTDNGNLIADCRMEAIEHAAELNVQLNMLPGVVDNGLFIDMADTVILAKDDGSIDERHRS; this is translated from the coding sequence ATGAATCTTAAACAGATAGCAGCTGAGCGCGCGGCAGAATATGTTCAAGATGGAATGAAGGTTGGATTGGGTACAGGGTCAACGGCGTATTACGCTATTTGTCGAATTGGTGAGCGGGTACGAGAAGGGTTAAACATTCAGGCTGTAGCTACTTCGAAAGCATCGGACAAGCTCGCCAAAGAGTGGGGAATTCCGATCGTTCCATTTGATCAAATTGGACGTCTGGATCTGACCATTGATGGTGCAGATGAAGTTGATCCTGAGTTTAACCTGATCAAAGGTGGCGGCGGTGCGCTTTTGCGCGAGAAAATTGTCGCTGCAAACAGCGACAAACTGATTATTGTGGCTGATGGCAGCAAAGCCGTACAAAAGCTTGGAAAATTCCCGTTGCCGGTTGAAGTGGTTCCTTTTGCATCTGAATGGACCTTCCAGGCGCTGGAGAAACTCGGGTGTCAACCGGAATGGCGCATGGACGGGGATCAACGTTATCTTACGGATAATGGAAACCTCATTGCGGATTGCCGCATGGAAGCCATAGAACATGCAGCGGAGCTTAACGTTCAGTTAAACATGCTCCCAGGTGTTGTCGATAATGGATTGTTTATTGACATGGCGGACACCGTCATTCTTGCGAAGGATGATGGCAGCATCGATGAGCGTCATCGTTCATGA
- a CDS encoding methyl-accepting chemotaxis protein has translation MSFFSKNLLLSFTNIIIIGVALIASSYYFQKTILVDQLHGQVEQITKKWAEGIDSTEVQAAITEANYDGKAQTKLRAYFDEMQQYYPNIAQAYIFGVELGGDNKRLTSLVAMPTNLKEAFQSENVKIGDMYEQPVVVANALKEMLNTDRPTFTTFYSDDFGTWTTIAYPIKDSNGKIYSYFAVDADASAVPAGLNKLLKNGIIILIAFLLLFLIIQYLVVKNTLSPIRHLIKGIDDVSRGNLNVKIPTGKDDLGIVNEKFNTMVRKINDTIVKVQITSQEVNESAKELYEVSERNSENADSINNNVTQITSNIRAQEQATRDSARAMSEMAIVIQTIASSSASVADEAYEMERRSQQGNTVVRQVSEQMNLITESVKNTASAIQVLESRSQEIGDILNIISGISSQTNLLALNASIEAARVGEEGRGFAVVAGEVRKLAEQSEQSTSQVAVLIQEIQAEIRQAVRAMEQGTSEVDTGLSVADQTGQLFEEILEAAKKVSNQIQEVSSATEEISAGTEEMTATADDLSASVSKTAENSERISSSVDEQKASLITLVDSSTRLNSMSEELQELISHFNVSKL, from the coding sequence ATGTCTTTTTTCTCCAAAAATCTGTTACTCTCATTTACTAACATTATTATTATTGGCGTGGCACTTATTGCCAGCAGCTATTACTTTCAAAAAACGATTCTCGTTGACCAGCTACATGGTCAAGTAGAACAAATCACCAAAAAATGGGCAGAGGGCATTGATTCCACCGAAGTACAGGCTGCTATTACAGAAGCCAATTATGATGGAAAAGCACAAACCAAATTGCGTGCCTATTTCGATGAAATGCAGCAATATTATCCCAACATTGCACAAGCCTACATCTTTGGTGTCGAGCTGGGTGGAGATAACAAGCGTTTAACTTCCCTTGTTGCCATGCCAACCAATCTGAAGGAAGCCTTCCAGAGTGAAAATGTAAAAATCGGCGACATGTATGAACAGCCCGTCGTTGTAGCAAATGCACTGAAAGAAATGCTGAATACGGATCGCCCGACGTTCACCACATTTTATTCCGACGATTTCGGTACATGGACAACCATTGCTTACCCGATCAAGGATAGCAACGGCAAGATTTACTCTTACTTTGCAGTCGATGCAGACGCATCAGCAGTACCTGCCGGACTGAACAAATTGCTCAAGAACGGAATTATCATTCTGATAGCGTTCCTGCTGTTATTCCTGATTATCCAATATCTTGTTGTCAAAAACACGCTTTCCCCTATTCGTCACCTGATCAAAGGGATTGATGACGTAAGTCGGGGTAATTTGAATGTCAAAATTCCGACAGGCAAAGACGATCTGGGCATTGTGAACGAAAAGTTCAATACCATGGTACGCAAGATCAACGACACCATCGTCAAAGTGCAAATCACTTCGCAAGAAGTTAACGAGTCTGCCAAGGAGCTGTATGAAGTCTCCGAGAGAAACAGCGAGAATGCTGATTCTATCAATAACAACGTTACTCAGATTACATCCAACATTCGTGCACAGGAACAGGCAACCCGGGACAGTGCCCGTGCGATGTCCGAGATGGCTATCGTCATTCAGACTATTGCCAGCAGTTCAGCTAGTGTAGCTGACGAGGCATATGAGATGGAACGCCGTTCTCAACAAGGAAACACTGTGGTTCGTCAGGTGTCAGAGCAGATGAATCTGATTACGGAATCTGTTAAAAACACTGCTTCAGCCATTCAGGTTCTGGAGAGCCGTTCTCAGGAAATTGGCGATATTCTGAATATCATTTCAGGTATTTCCAGCCAGACCAACTTACTTGCACTCAACGCCTCCATTGAAGCGGCACGTGTTGGTGAAGAAGGCCGAGGATTCGCGGTTGTAGCAGGTGAAGTACGTAAACTTGCTGAGCAGTCGGAACAATCCACGAGCCAGGTTGCTGTACTGATCCAGGAGATTCAGGCTGAAATCAGACAAGCCGTTCGTGCGATGGAACAAGGAACGTCTGAAGTGGATACCGGGCTCAGCGTAGCTGATCAAACCGGTCAATTGTTCGAAGAAATTTTGGAAGCTGCCAAGAAAGTATCGAATCAGATTCAGGAAGTGTCCAGCGCTACAGAAGAAATTTCTGCAGGTACAGAAGAAATGACCGCAACTGCGGATGATTTGTCTGCCAGTGTGAGTAAAACAGCTGAAAACAGTGAACGGATTTCTTCATCCGTTGATGAACAAAAAGCGTCTCTGATTACGCTTGTTGATTCCTCTACCCGTTTGAACAGCATGTCCGAGGAACTGCAAGAACTGATTTCGCATTTTAATGTAAGCAAACTATAA
- a CDS encoding non-ribosomal peptide synthetase — MVENQSSSPQTVESGLPVLQIPLDFGRRQQSFKYESAHISLESSLSRELKQKFGSEGMYPALLSAYAALLFRLSAEQELAIGTLAPDQAASHVLLQIQGKLTFNELIHQISDQLQQHYTPQTGGNPETLFMFNSVQLPKAPQMLNWNVRDDQDMLTLDLFYDSSLLHEATITRYAEYYQTLLLAMLRDKDKAIGTVDILSASDRLLYREMNDTTVLEPEHQTIHGWFEATAAEYPESPAITSSTGRYTYRELNERANQVARVLLSNGLQKGEFVSIFMERSLETIISLLGILKAGGVYVPVDPEHPQERNSYIVEDTASSFVLTKESSLPEASRLFSGITTVRQILAVDGRLAGFAASNPNLDIQPDDLAYIIYTSGSTGKPKGALIAHRGVANLGSVVQRDCDIQPGDVLTQFATYSFDASVWDTIGALFYGAELYLLSAEERVSVEEFASAIERTGTTIITILPTIFFNQLASFLSEEGFHKLAKVKIITVAGEALYGEQVRAFQRKFGNQIDIVNVYGPTECTVATATHRISEQVPESVVNIPIGRPIHNYKVYIVNEEQQLCPVGVPGEVYIATPALAKGYLNQPERTAQAFIDNPFAIDEKIYKSGDIAKMLDNGLLEYVGRSDSQLKIRGHRIEIGEIEDHFARLDQVQDVAVIPKKESDGQNMLVGYFTSKDGSTLSVADIKAELTVKLPSYFVPKWICQLDEMPIAPTGKINRKAMVSLPHVERHEDRPYRVLPETETEAIILESWKEILQHDDFGVEDSFFAIGGDSLRVIHVLVILKPHYPQLKIADFFAEKTIRALAQRVETLAQATEETSHSSVNDGVITQLSEHPVELRTQIGYPDILNPEHVLLTGATGYLGSHVLQQLILTSNTRIYTLVRRPTDGSSAMERLSSVMKGYFGPELLPLLASRVEIIEGDLEQPNLGLSAEQTTYVQERIDRVIHCAADVRHFGDAAQFAKTNVDGTIALLKLVRSKPGASFHHVSTMGIPEDLALSGQWESSLQYDRFPADLHVDNLYSDSKLEAEKVLMLAAEEGVPVSIYRAGNLTCHSETGRFQSNIDSNAFYRMIKAMLLLGKAPAADWMVDFTPIDYASQAIVHLALRQDTAGRVFHICNPEPISYDDLIRSVNRAGYEVETLPFAEYTNWLFDGSVSKDPEALQLAIAQLEGDGAKDSAYVYASPVTTAYVEPAGITCAKTDDRFISKMLEHAIEIGYFPKAVRPQFGTSPKME; from the coding sequence GTGGTCGAAAATCAATCATCATCTCCCCAAACAGTGGAATCTGGCCTGCCGGTTCTTCAGATTCCACTGGATTTTGGGCGCCGTCAACAATCATTTAAATACGAGTCTGCTCATATCTCACTGGAATCGTCCCTGAGTCGGGAACTAAAACAAAAATTCGGCTCAGAAGGCATGTATCCAGCATTATTGTCTGCCTACGCAGCATTGTTGTTCCGTTTATCAGCCGAGCAGGAACTTGCCATTGGCACACTGGCTCCCGATCAGGCAGCTTCCCATGTGTTATTGCAGATTCAAGGCAAGTTAACCTTTAACGAGCTGATTCATCAGATTTCAGATCAACTCCAGCAGCATTACACGCCCCAAACCGGAGGCAATCCGGAAACGCTGTTCATGTTTAACAGTGTACAGCTGCCTAAAGCTCCTCAAATGTTAAATTGGAATGTTCGTGATGATCAGGATATGCTCACACTGGATCTGTTCTATGACAGTTCACTTCTTCATGAAGCTACGATCACAAGATATGCAGAGTATTATCAGACTCTTCTTCTGGCTATGCTGCGTGACAAGGACAAAGCCATCGGTACAGTGGACATTTTATCCGCTTCAGATCGACTGCTATACCGGGAAATGAATGATACCACCGTTCTCGAACCGGAGCATCAGACCATTCATGGCTGGTTCGAAGCAACAGCAGCAGAATATCCGGAATCGCCAGCAATTACTTCATCAACTGGTCGATACACCTATAGAGAACTGAACGAACGTGCCAATCAGGTTGCCCGTGTGCTGTTATCCAATGGTTTGCAAAAAGGAGAATTCGTCAGCATCTTTATGGAGCGGAGTTTGGAAACGATTATTTCTTTGCTCGGTATTCTCAAAGCTGGCGGAGTATATGTTCCTGTTGATCCTGAGCATCCACAAGAACGCAACAGTTATATTGTCGAAGATACAGCTTCATCATTTGTCCTGACCAAAGAATCCTCTTTACCTGAAGCTTCACGTTTATTCTCAGGAATTACTACCGTTCGCCAAATCCTGGCCGTGGATGGACGCCTTGCCGGATTTGCAGCAAGCAACCCCAACCTGGATATTCAGCCAGACGACCTGGCGTATATCATCTATACCTCGGGATCTACCGGCAAACCGAAAGGTGCACTTATTGCCCATCGGGGTGTTGCCAATCTCGGTAGTGTGGTGCAAAGGGATTGCGATATTCAACCAGGTGACGTATTAACCCAGTTTGCTACATACAGCTTCGATGCATCAGTGTGGGATACGATTGGCGCCTTGTTCTACGGAGCAGAACTGTACCTGTTGTCGGCGGAAGAACGTGTATCCGTCGAGGAATTTGCGAGTGCAATTGAGCGCACAGGCACAACCATTATTACGATACTGCCAACCATCTTTTTCAACCAGCTTGCTTCCTTCCTGTCTGAAGAAGGCTTCCACAAGCTGGCCAAAGTCAAAATCATTACGGTGGCTGGTGAAGCACTCTATGGTGAGCAGGTTCGTGCCTTCCAGCGCAAGTTCGGCAACCAGATTGATATCGTCAATGTATACGGACCTACGGAATGTACGGTAGCGACAGCGACCCACCGAATTAGTGAGCAAGTTCCAGAAAGTGTCGTTAACATTCCAATCGGCAGACCGATTCATAACTATAAAGTGTATATCGTCAATGAAGAACAGCAGTTATGCCCGGTAGGCGTTCCTGGAGAGGTATATATAGCAACACCCGCTTTGGCCAAAGGTTATCTGAACCAGCCTGAGCGTACAGCGCAGGCATTCATTGATAATCCATTTGCTATCGATGAGAAAATCTATAAATCTGGCGATATTGCCAAAATGCTCGATAATGGATTGCTGGAGTATGTCGGACGCAGTGACTCCCAGTTAAAAATCCGGGGTCACCGGATTGAGATTGGAGAGATCGAGGATCATTTTGCGCGTCTGGATCAGGTTCAGGATGTTGCCGTGATTCCGAAGAAGGAATCGGATGGTCAAAACATGCTCGTAGGGTACTTTACATCCAAGGATGGCAGTACGCTTTCCGTTGCAGACATTAAAGCCGAGCTAACGGTTAAGCTTCCTTCCTATTTTGTACCGAAATGGATTTGTCAGCTGGATGAAATGCCGATCGCACCGACAGGCAAAATCAATCGTAAAGCGATGGTATCTCTGCCTCACGTAGAGCGTCATGAAGATCGACCTTATCGGGTACTGCCGGAGACGGAAACCGAAGCGATTATTCTGGAATCCTGGAAAGAAATTCTTCAACACGATGACTTTGGTGTGGAGGACAGCTTCTTCGCCATTGGTGGTGATTCTCTACGTGTCATCCATGTATTGGTCATTCTGAAGCCGCATTATCCACAGCTGAAAATTGCTGACTTTTTTGCCGAGAAAACGATTCGTGCCTTGGCACAACGTGTGGAGACGCTGGCTCAAGCTACAGAAGAAACTTCCCACTCCTCAGTAAATGACGGCGTGATCACCCAATTGTCAGAACATCCTGTAGAGCTGAGAACCCAGATTGGATATCCGGATATTCTGAATCCCGAGCATGTGCTCCTAACTGGGGCTACCGGATATCTTGGATCCCATGTGCTGCAACAGTTGATTCTAACTTCGAATACACGCATCTATACTCTTGTTCGCCGCCCCACAGACGGAAGTTCTGCGATGGAACGACTGAGCAGCGTCATGAAAGGTTACTTTGGACCGGAACTGCTACCTCTCCTCGCATCCCGCGTCGAGATTATCGAAGGCGATCTGGAACAACCGAATCTTGGTCTTTCAGCAGAGCAGACAACATACGTGCAAGAACGAATTGACCGTGTGATACACTGTGCCGCCGACGTACGACATTTCGGGGATGCAGCACAATTCGCCAAAACCAATGTAGATGGTACCATTGCCTTGCTTAAGCTTGTTCGCAGCAAACCGGGTGCCTCCTTCCACCATGTATCCACGATGGGAATACCGGAAGATCTTGCACTCAGTGGACAGTGGGAATCCTCATTGCAATATGATCGCTTCCCAGCGGATCTGCATGTGGACAACCTGTACTCGGACAGTAAACTTGAAGCAGAGAAGGTGCTTATGCTTGCTGCCGAAGAGGGTGTACCTGTGAGCATCTATCGTGCAGGTAATCTGACCTGTCATTCCGAGACAGGACGTTTCCAGTCTAATATCGATAGCAACGCCTTTTATCGTATGATTAAAGCAATGTTATTGCTGGGCAAAGCTCCGGCAGCCGACTGGATGGTTGATTTTACACCTATTGATTATGCAAGCCAGGCGATTGTACATCTGGCATTACGCCAGGACACAGCAGGACGGGTATTCCATATCTGTAATCCGGAGCCAATCAGCTACGATGATCTGATTCGTTCTGTGAATCGGGCCGGTTATGAAGTGGAAACTCTGCCTTTTGCAGAGTACACCAACTGGTTGTTCGATGGCAGTGTCAGCAAGGACCCTGAGGCGCTTCAACTGGCTATCGCCCAGCTTGAAGGAGACGGTGCCAAGGATTCTGCATACGTGTATGCCTCACCTGTAACAACTGCTTATGTGGAACCAGCCGGCATCACATGCGCCAAAACCGATGATCGTTTCATCTCAAAAATGCTCGAACATGCCATCGAGATTGGTTATTTCCCTAAGGCCGTCCGACCGCAGTTTGGCACTTCTCCAAAGATGGAATAA